A genomic stretch from Mesoplodon densirostris isolate mMesDen1 chromosome 3, mMesDen1 primary haplotype, whole genome shotgun sequence includes:
- the LOC132486499 gene encoding LOW QUALITY PROTEIN: olfactory receptor 2M3-like (The sequence of the model RefSeq protein was modified relative to this genomic sequence to represent the inferred CDS: deleted 1 base in 1 codon) — protein MDVWNHTSLSDFILLGLFSYSPYDFFLFSLVLLASAAALAGNILFLQLRQADRRLHTPMYFFHSQLSILDLTLNGTVVPKMTASFLSGSKFISQGGCAAQVFSVVMVGGAECFLLAVMAYDRYVAVCHPLRYPVLMNWKTCCLMTLVSWMVGVANSVIDVGMVFSFPYCGSLQVDHFFCEIPTLLRLSCAHTSLFQGFIYACCVVMLLLPLGSTVASYVRVLTAVTSMPSTEGKQKALTTCSSHLAVVGLYYGGGIFNYMQKASARTPAGDRAISTFYTISVPRLNPLIYSLRNREVMRARKKVLGRWRV, from the exons ATGGATGTCTGGAACCACACCTCCCTATCGGATTTCATCCTTTTGGGTCTGTTCAGCTACTCACCATatgacttcttcctt ttttcccttgtccttctggcctctgctgccgcccTGGCTGGCAACATCCTCTTCCTCCAGCTCAGACAAGCCGATAGGCGCCTGCACACCCCGATGTACTTTTTTCACAGCCAGCTCTCTATCTTGGACCTGACCCTGAATGGCACGGTAGTACCCAAGATGACAGCCAGCTTCCTCTCGGGCAGTAAGTTCATCTCTCAGGGTGGCTGCGCAGCTCAGGTCTTCTCAGTGGTCATGGTAGGAGGAGCTGAGTGCTTCCTCCTGGCGGTCATGGCCTATGACAGGTACGTGGCAGTGTGTCACCCCCTGCGGTACCCTGTGCTCATGAACTGGAAGACCTGTTGTCTGATGACCTTGGTGTCCTGGATGGTTGGAGTGGCCAACAGCGTGATTGACGTGGGCATGGTCTTCAGCTTCCCCTACTGCGGCTCTCTACAGGTGGATCACTTTTTCTGTGAGATCCCCACCCTGCTGAGGCTCTCTTGTGCTCACACCTCGCTCTTCCAGGGCTTCATCTATGCTTGCTGTGTGGTCATGCTGCTGCTGCCTCTGGGGAGCACTGTGGCTTCCTATGTCCGAGTCCTCACGGCTGTGACTAGCATGCCTTCTACTGAAGGGAAACAGAAGGCTCTGACCACTTGCTCCTCCCACCTGGCTGTGGTGGGCCTTTACTATGGGGGAGGCATATTTAACTACATGCAGAAGGCTTCTGCTAGAACACCAGCGGGAGACAGAGCCATCTCCACCTTCTACACCATCTCTGTGCCGAGGCTCAACCCACTCATTTACAGCCTGAGGAACAGGGAGGTAATGAGGGCCCGGAAGAAGGTGCTGGGGAGATGGAGAGTGTAG